In Rhodanobacter humi, the following are encoded in one genomic region:
- a CDS encoding enterotoxin, which translates to MIDPLSENGLTQVTAVPTSLRKSVLALLLAVAFAMGGAHAQGVVGAGKPAPVAGANDLANRQGALGSFGGQAVGMGWRVTGEHMADVSVQDGINHRSVNVIAPFALVMKDGSRLGIDNMRLLTPPHTVKLAADPAASRLAARLPGDAVQASFGDSGGRFRVDWRVVQRSGSHYLREIVTITALKRDEPIARVELLDVQADGAFVDGTVSGSPVVWHTDWLGFEYPMAQSTVRGGKVRMWVDRKLSLGKGRPVTYSAVIGAANAGQLRRDFGTYIERERARPYRPFLHYNTYYDLDGHYTEAQALDRIDTFGRELVDQRHVKMDSFMFDGGWSDNDPDWNFSEAFPHGFVPLCKAAQKYGAAPGIWMSPWGGYGIQKTEMVARGEKEGYEIINGGLALSGPRYWKRFHQVAMKLADRDCINQFKFDGTGNADTVVSGSQFDSDFAAMIQLIDDIRADKPNTFINLSTGTWASPFWLRWTDTVWRGSVFDHNFAGVGTPRERWITFRDQQTYQNIVIKGPLFPLNSLMLHGIIYARHARSGARDAAFPGLTTDPGHDFANEVHSFFATGTQLQELYITPSLLTSQDWDVLADAAKWSRANADVLRDVHWIGGDPGRLDVYGWAAWSPKNAVVTFRNPDDKPQLAMVDLQRQLQLPPGMARRFSVQDVWKSGGTDVPKTLDADHTGTITLAPFEVLTLELTPVGGG; encoded by the coding sequence ATGATCGACCCATTGTCTGAAAACGGATTGACGCAGGTGACCGCGGTGCCGACGAGCCTGCGCAAGTCGGTTCTGGCACTGCTGCTTGCCGTCGCCTTTGCCATGGGCGGCGCGCATGCTCAAGGCGTTGTCGGCGCCGGCAAGCCGGCGCCGGTTGCTGGCGCCAACGATCTGGCCAATCGGCAGGGCGCCCTGGGCAGCTTCGGCGGCCAGGCTGTCGGCATGGGCTGGCGAGTCACCGGCGAACACATGGCCGACGTGTCTGTCCAGGATGGAATCAATCACCGATCGGTGAATGTCATCGCCCCGTTCGCTCTGGTGATGAAGGACGGCTCGAGGCTGGGCATCGACAACATGCGTCTGCTGACGCCGCCCCACACTGTGAAACTGGCGGCGGATCCTGCCGCCTCGCGCCTGGCCGCCCGTTTGCCGGGCGATGCGGTGCAGGCCAGTTTCGGCGACAGCGGCGGTCGCTTCCGTGTCGATTGGCGAGTGGTACAGCGCTCCGGCTCGCACTACCTGCGCGAGATCGTCACCATCACGGCACTCAAGCGCGACGAGCCGATCGCGCGGGTGGAGCTTCTCGACGTGCAGGCGGACGGTGCGTTCGTCGACGGTACGGTATCCGGGTCGCCAGTGGTCTGGCACACCGACTGGCTTGGCTTCGAGTATCCCATGGCGCAAAGCACGGTCAGGGGAGGCAAAGTGCGTATGTGGGTCGACCGCAAGCTGTCACTGGGCAAGGGTCGGCCGGTGACCTATTCGGCGGTGATCGGCGCGGCGAACGCGGGTCAACTTCGGCGTGACTTCGGCACCTACATCGAGCGCGAGCGCGCCCGCCCGTATCGCCCGTTTCTGCATTACAACACCTACTACGATCTCGACGGCCACTACACCGAGGCGCAGGCGCTCGATCGCATCGACACGTTCGGCCGCGAGCTGGTCGACCAGCGTCACGTGAAGATGGACTCGTTCATGTTCGATGGTGGCTGGAGTGACAACGACCCCGACTGGAATTTCAGCGAGGCCTTTCCGCATGGATTCGTGCCGCTATGCAAGGCGGCGCAGAAGTACGGCGCAGCGCCAGGTATCTGGATGTCGCCATGGGGTGGTTATGGCATACAGAAAACGGAGATGGTCGCCAGAGGTGAAAAGGAGGGTTACGAAATCATCAATGGCGGTCTCGCACTGTCCGGACCCAGGTACTGGAAACGCTTTCATCAAGTGGCCATGAAGCTTGCCGACCGGGACTGCATCAACCAGTTCAAGTTCGATGGCACCGGCAACGCCGACACCGTCGTTTCGGGCAGCCAGTTCGACAGCGACTTTGCCGCGATGATCCAGCTCATCGACGATATCCGCGCCGACAAGCCGAATACGTTCATCAACCTCTCCACGGGTACCTGGGCCTCGCCGTTCTGGCTGCGCTGGACCGACACGGTCTGGCGCGGCAGCGTCTTTGACCACAATTTTGCCGGCGTCGGAACGCCGCGCGAGCGCTGGATCACTTTCCGCGACCAGCAGACCTACCAGAACATTGTCATCAAGGGGCCCTTGTTTCCGCTCAACTCGCTGATGCTGCACGGGATCATCTATGCGCGGCATGCGAGATCGGGCGCGCGGGACGCCGCCTTCCCGGGACTGACGACCGACCCGGGACATGATTTCGCCAACGAAGTACACAGCTTCTTCGCCACCGGCACGCAATTGCAGGAGCTGTACATCACGCCCTCGCTGCTTACGTCGCAGGACTGGGATGTGCTGGCCGATGCGGCGAAGTGGTCGCGCGCCAATGCCGACGTGTTGCGAGACGTGCACTGGATCGGCGGCGACCCGGGACGTCTGGACGTCTACGGCTGGGCCGCGTGGTCGCCAAAGAACGCCGTCGTCACCTTCCGCAACCCCGACGACAAGCCGCAGCTCGCGATGGTCGATCTGCAGCGCCAGTTGCAGCTGCCGCCGGGCATGGCGCGCCGCTTCAGCGTGCAGGACGTGTGGAAGAGCGGCGGCACCGATGTGCCGAAGACGCTGGATGCCGACCACACAGGCACGATCACGCTGGCGCCGTTCGAGGTGTTGACGCTGGAGCTGACCCCGGTGGGCGGAGGCTGA
- a CDS encoding DUF5054 domain-containing protein, giving the protein MHPDTTRPISRRDFLRLTAVAGAGLLVSAGPAWATGSPTAVKTVYAVFLCHLDVGFVDSQANIIRRYFDEYFPAAIALARKLREAGGRNRYVWTTGSWLVHEYLRQMPAGKCEAMVEAIRCGDLSYHAIPFVWQSEMLDRSLLEGTLHIAADLDKRFGCKTTGAKMADVPGHTRSIIAPLSAAGVGFLDIGVNPASTPPDVPGLFRWRDPQGNEIVVMQHARDYGGDMVVPEAEAAVSMNVRGDNSGPHTEAEIDAIFDGLRRRYPAAKIVACGLSEVAAAMEPIRDRLPVVEQEIGDTWIYGCASDPIKVSRYREISRLRQEWIAQGKISAGDSIDLAMVPWLNLCAEHTWGCDTKTIIADWDIYKPAELQAALGKPNFQKAMVTWAEKRRDVDTAVAALPQPMQDEALQRLKHLQATPPLTTGLPPMLPGQEITTPHFVLALDPETGAIRRLRDRKTNREWAGADHPLALFRYQTFTQEDYQRFFKKYVRTKESWAFLDFGKKGIEKYPLQSKLWMPRLVRSWLGQTPDATRIVVEMAMPQATPEMVDVVGWPKRLTMEIVLRHQEPVVEIDFQFFQKSANRLPEAMWLSFAPIAPNRTGWTLEKINQPVSPHDVVRNGNRHMHAVTKDIAYRDPDGQLILETLDAPVVAPGQMVLVDFSNEQPDLDAGVHVNLFNNTWGTNYIQWYGEDARFRFKIRTI; this is encoded by the coding sequence ATGCATCCCGATACGACCAGACCGATCAGCCGTCGCGACTTCCTGCGGCTGACAGCCGTGGCGGGGGCCGGGTTGCTGGTGTCTGCCGGCCCGGCATGGGCGACGGGCTCCCCGACGGCGGTGAAGACGGTGTACGCGGTCTTCTTGTGCCACCTCGACGTCGGGTTCGTCGACTCGCAGGCCAACATCATCCGCCGGTATTTCGACGAGTACTTTCCCGCGGCGATCGCACTCGCCCGCAAGCTCCGCGAGGCCGGAGGGCGCAATCGTTACGTATGGACCACCGGGTCGTGGCTGGTCCACGAGTATCTCCGGCAGATGCCGGCGGGCAAGTGCGAGGCGATGGTCGAGGCCATTCGTTGCGGTGACCTTTCCTATCACGCCATTCCCTTCGTGTGGCAGAGCGAGATGCTGGACCGTTCGCTGCTCGAAGGCACGCTTCATATCGCGGCGGATCTGGACAAGCGATTCGGATGCAAGACGACCGGGGCGAAGATGGCCGACGTCCCAGGCCATACACGGTCGATCATCGCCCCGCTCTCGGCGGCGGGAGTCGGTTTTCTCGATATCGGCGTCAATCCCGCATCGACACCCCCGGATGTGCCGGGACTGTTCCGTTGGCGCGATCCGCAAGGCAACGAGATCGTCGTGATGCAGCACGCGCGGGACTACGGCGGCGACATGGTGGTGCCTGAAGCCGAAGCCGCCGTTTCCATGAACGTCCGCGGCGACAACTCGGGTCCGCACACCGAGGCGGAGATCGACGCGATATTCGATGGCCTGCGCCGGCGCTACCCCGCGGCGAAGATCGTCGCCTGCGGGCTGAGCGAAGTGGCCGCTGCGATGGAGCCGATCCGTGACCGGCTCCCGGTCGTGGAGCAGGAAATCGGGGACACCTGGATCTACGGCTGTGCCAGTGACCCGATCAAGGTTTCCCGCTATCGCGAGATCAGCCGTCTGCGGCAGGAATGGATCGCGCAAGGGAAAATAAGCGCGGGTGATTCCATCGATCTGGCGATGGTTCCCTGGCTCAACCTCTGCGCCGAGCACACTTGGGGCTGCGACACCAAGACCATCATCGCCGACTGGGATATTTACAAACCGGCGGAACTCCAGGCCGCTCTCGGCAAGCCCAACTTCCAGAAGGCGATGGTGACCTGGGCAGAGAAGCGCCGGGATGTGGACACGGCCGTGGCCGCACTCCCCCAGCCCATGCAGGACGAGGCATTGCAGCGGTTGAAGCATCTGCAGGCGACGCCGCCGCTCACCACGGGGCTCCCGCCGATGCTGCCCGGGCAGGAAATCACCACGCCGCATTTCGTGCTGGCGCTCGATCCGGAGACGGGCGCGATCCGACGGCTGCGCGATCGGAAAACGAATCGGGAATGGGCTGGCGCCGATCACCCGCTGGCACTGTTCCGCTACCAGACCTTCACGCAGGAGGATTATCAGCGGTTCTTCAAGAAGTACGTGCGCACCAAGGAGTCCTGGGCGTTCCTGGATTTCGGGAAAAAAGGCATCGAAAAGTATCCGTTGCAAAGCAAGCTCTGGATGCCCAGGTTGGTCAGGTCATGGCTCGGCCAGACTCCCGATGCGACGCGCATCGTGGTCGAGATGGCGATGCCCCAGGCAACGCCTGAGATGGTCGACGTGGTCGGCTGGCCGAAACGGCTGACGATGGAGATCGTGCTGCGCCACCAGGAGCCCGTGGTGGAGATCGATTTCCAGTTTTTCCAGAAGTCCGCCAACCGCCTGCCGGAAGCGATGTGGCTTTCGTTCGCGCCCATTGCGCCCAACCGCACCGGATGGACCCTGGAAAAAATCAATCAGCCGGTCTCTCCCCATGACGTGGTTCGGAACGGCAACCGCCACATGCATGCCGTCACCAAGGACATCGCCTATCGCGACCCGGACGGCCAGCTCATCCTCGAGACGCTTGACGCGCCGGTGGTCGCACCTGGCCAGATGGTTCTGGTCGATTTCAGCAACGAGCAGCCGGATCTCGATGCTGGCGTGCACGTCAACCTGTTCAACAACACATGGGGCACCAACTACATCCAGTGGTACGGGGAAGATGCGCGGTTCCGGTTCAAGATACGGACGATATGA
- a CDS encoding GH1 family beta-glucosidase, which translates to MATSPGRAASTAAAAKDASARFAFPPGFTWGTATAAYQIEGAVKADGRGESIWDVYAHTPGKIVDGATGDVADDSYHRYPEDIALMRSLGVGAYRFSVAWPRIFPQGTGQPNPKGVDYYKRFVDALHAAGIEPYCTLYHWDLPEALQRKGGWQNRDTAKAFADYAGYMAGQLDGRVQHFMTMNEISTFIGNGYGGTAMAPGLGLKGQALQQARHHALLGHGLAVQAIRAATNAKTKVGSAEGIDAPMPAFDAPEHVAAARKAAVEENAGYLTAMHTGRYTDLYLKTLGADAPKFTPEDMRIIGSKTDFQGLNIYTGNYYIAADNERGYEAVPFPSSYPNMRSSWIQFAPDAMYWGPKLMAEALGISDIYITENGTSSTAAPDAEGRVLDIDRVMFLRQYLGELQRGIVDGAPVRGYFLWSLLDNFEWSRGYSERFGITYVDFATQKRTPKLSSQFYRDVIAGNAI; encoded by the coding sequence ATGGCTACGAGCCCAGGCAGAGCTGCCTCGACCGCCGCTGCGGCAAAGGACGCCAGTGCCAGGTTCGCCTTTCCCCCCGGATTCACCTGGGGCACCGCAACGGCGGCCTACCAGATAGAAGGCGCGGTCAAGGCTGACGGGCGCGGCGAGTCGATCTGGGACGTGTACGCGCACACGCCGGGCAAGATCGTGGATGGCGCAACCGGTGACGTGGCCGACGACAGCTATCACCGCTATCCCGAGGACATCGCCCTGATGCGCTCGCTCGGCGTGGGCGCGTACCGCTTCTCGGTGGCGTGGCCGCGCATTTTCCCGCAAGGCACCGGCCAGCCAAATCCCAAGGGCGTCGACTACTACAAGCGTTTCGTCGATGCGCTGCACGCGGCGGGCATCGAGCCGTATTGCACGCTGTACCACTGGGACCTCCCCGAGGCGCTGCAGCGCAAGGGCGGCTGGCAGAATCGCGACACCGCCAAGGCGTTCGCCGACTACGCCGGCTACATGGCCGGCCAGCTCGATGGCCGCGTGCAGCACTTCATGACGATGAACGAGATCAGCACCTTCATCGGCAACGGCTACGGCGGCACCGCGATGGCGCCGGGACTGGGGCTGAAAGGGCAGGCGCTGCAGCAGGCACGGCACCACGCATTGCTGGGCCACGGCCTGGCCGTGCAGGCGATCCGCGCGGCCACCAACGCGAAGACAAAGGTGGGTTCGGCCGAAGGCATCGACGCGCCCATGCCGGCCTTCGACGCGCCCGAGCATGTGGCCGCCGCGCGCAAGGCCGCGGTGGAGGAGAACGCCGGCTACCTCACCGCCATGCACACCGGGCGCTACACCGACCTGTACCTCAAGACGCTGGGCGCGGATGCACCGAAGTTCACGCCCGAGGACATGCGCATCATCGGCAGCAAGACCGATTTCCAGGGCCTCAACATCTACACCGGCAACTACTACATCGCGGCCGACAACGAGCGTGGCTACGAGGCCGTGCCGTTCCCCTCGTCGTATCCGAACATGCGGAGCAGCTGGATCCAGTTCGCGCCGGATGCCATGTACTGGGGGCCCAAGCTGATGGCGGAAGCGCTGGGCATCAGCGACATCTACATCACCGAGAACGGCACCTCCAGCACGGCGGCGCCGGACGCCGAGGGGCGCGTGCTGGACATCGACCGCGTGATGTTTCTGCGGCAATACCTCGGCGAGCTGCAACGCGGGATTGTCGATGGCGCGCCGGTTCGCGGCTATTTCCTGTGGAGCCTGCTGGACAACTTCGAATGGAGCCGCGGCTACTCCGAGCGCTTCGGCATCACGTACGTGGATTTCGCTACGCAGAAGCGCACGCCCAAGCTCAGTTCGCAGTTCTACCGCGACGTGATTGCGGGCAACGCGATATGA
- a CDS encoding alpha-L-fucosidase, translating to MKTIMRTALAATLACLLPATLFAATVSDQPLPRGEPRPDVATVQAWQARKFGLFIHFGLYSQLGGVWDGKRVTQGYSEQIQSFAPVPIAQYEALAQRFDPEKFDPDAIVALAKAAGMKFIVLTAKHHDGFAMFHTAQNRYNIVDSTPYKRDVVKLLAEACARAHMPFGVYYSTIDWHWMHGQYRPDNDNPITPAQADFNVAQIRELMSGYGPISEVWFDMGKPTPAQSARFARTVHALQPQTMVSGRVWNHQGDFTVMGDNSEPHEGMEEPWQSPASMFPDTWGYRSWQVRKDLPGKIHENIARLVRVVSAGGNYILNIGPEGDGSVVPYEADVLRGIGAWLRPRGEAVYGTRASPFAKLDFGYATLGAHTLYLFVAKVPADGVLHLPGVVDTRFGRGRVLGDAQAAVGSVAVDASGASVKVDGLAHAGYMPVVAIPLDGSLHVRPDAVVPGADGRVNLATAQAEHFLNYNGYGYDDPPTLYKLRWYAGVGAGDYMLVVHYRDALASAKLDVWVDGQPHTLALPTGAGAAHLRVSRDPHAEPWAMQLELTPLAPFHKGDRLPATIESVELAPLVDHGHPVTRRIKADD from the coding sequence ATGAAAACCATTATGCGAACGGCACTGGCAGCGACGCTGGCGTGCCTGCTTCCGGCGACCTTGTTTGCCGCCACCGTCAGCGACCAACCGCTGCCGCGGGGCGAGCCACGGCCTGACGTCGCCACTGTGCAAGCCTGGCAGGCGCGCAAGTTTGGCCTGTTCATCCACTTCGGCCTGTACTCGCAGCTGGGCGGCGTGTGGGACGGCAAGCGCGTCACCCAGGGCTACAGCGAGCAGATCCAGTCCTTCGCGCCGGTGCCCATAGCCCAGTACGAAGCGCTGGCGCAGCGCTTCGATCCGGAGAAGTTCGATCCCGATGCGATCGTGGCGCTGGCCAAGGCCGCGGGCATGAAGTTCATCGTGCTCACCGCCAAACACCACGACGGCTTCGCGATGTTCCATACCGCGCAGAACCGCTACAACATCGTCGACAGCACCCCGTACAAGCGCGACGTGGTAAAGCTGCTGGCCGAGGCCTGCGCGCGGGCGCACATGCCGTTCGGCGTGTACTACTCCACCATCGACTGGCACTGGATGCACGGCCAGTACCGCCCCGACAACGACAACCCGATCACACCGGCGCAGGCCGACTTCAACGTGGCGCAGATCCGCGAGCTGATGAGCGGTTACGGTCCGATCAGCGAAGTGTGGTTCGACATGGGCAAGCCCACGCCGGCGCAGAGCGCGCGTTTCGCCCGTACGGTGCACGCGTTGCAGCCGCAGACCATGGTCTCCGGGCGCGTGTGGAACCACCAGGGCGACTTCACCGTGATGGGCGACAACAGCGAACCGCACGAGGGCATGGAGGAGCCGTGGCAGTCGCCCGCGTCGATGTTCCCGGACACCTGGGGCTATCGTTCCTGGCAGGTGCGCAAGGACCTGCCCGGCAAGATCCACGAGAACATCGCGCGGCTGGTCCGCGTGGTCAGCGCCGGCGGCAATTACATTCTCAACATCGGGCCGGAAGGCGATGGCTCGGTGGTGCCCTACGAGGCCGACGTGTTGCGCGGCATAGGCGCATGGCTGCGGCCGCGTGGCGAGGCGGTCTACGGCACGCGGGCCTCGCCGTTCGCGAAGCTGGACTTCGGCTACGCCACCCTGGGCGCGCACACGCTGTACCTGTTCGTGGCGAAGGTGCCGGCGGACGGCGTGCTGCACCTGCCCGGCGTGGTCGATACCCGCTTCGGGCGGGGGCGCGTGCTGGGCGATGCGCAGGCGGCTGTCGGCAGCGTCGCGGTCGATGCGTCAGGTGCGAGCGTGAAAGTGGACGGTCTGGCCCATGCGGGCTACATGCCGGTGGTGGCGATTCCGCTCGACGGCAGCTTGCATGTGCGACCCGATGCCGTGGTGCCGGGCGCGGACGGTCGCGTGAACCTCGCGACCGCGCAAGCCGAGCACTTCCTCAACTACAACGGCTACGGCTACGACGATCCGCCCACGCTTTACAAGCTGCGCTGGTACGCAGGTGTTGGTGCCGGCGATTACATGCTGGTCGTGCATTACCGCGACGCGCTTGCATCGGCGAAGCTGGATGTCTGGGTAGACGGCCAGCCGCACACGTTGGCGCTGCCGACGGGCGCGGGTGCGGCGCACCTGCGGGTGAGCCGCGACCCGCATGCCGAGCCCTGGGCGATGCAGCTGGAGCTGACGCCGCTGGCACCGTTCCACAAGGGCGACCGCCTGCCAGCCACGATCGAATCGGTGGAACTCGCGCCCCTCGTCGACCATGGCCATCCCGTCACCCGGAGGATCAAGGCCGATGACTGA
- a CDS encoding family 20 glycosylhydrolase, giving the protein MTDLRLPGSRRRGHWRLGLATVGLLLGVSGTSMAAAHANQFLRCEPTFHSAENGPSNPQPKIIPTLYKWHGSVGQWHLTSASHIVIEPASAGTLRPLASKLVRDLNDVSGLRLSIVVADTARRGDIGLSLAPCGDQANQEIGGEGYTLRIDRAALLRANTVNGVFYATRTLLQMMTMDDHGPGGHRSAPRGYALDFPRYPERAVMFDVGRKFAPVAFLENYIRFMGWYKINTLHLHLNDQVGGEDKHSWFSRSFRLKSDNPAFRKLMPADGKSYTRRDWDELEAVAAANAVHIVPEFDTPGHAGAFVVAKPELSYDKGSPRGGTLDPTKPATLAYIESVWAEFLPWFHSRVVHIGGDEVNSSIHGSISLAAQIDYQNRLGHFLQAHGKTVEVWGNDVAFADGLDHAFVIQRWITRGDLLESGRINWGKSGFDWIQSADTWYIVPTEYGVQGGGAALYDGWIRNLGDEPGPYAPRGGQVCVWNDHGNRDYTYKQTVNDLLKRVIPAAGQIFWRGRARDAEGQIIPYAALRERSKTLQYGPDVGMFESDPL; this is encoded by the coding sequence ATGACTGATCTCCGTCTGCCAGGCTCGCGCCGCCGCGGGCACTGGCGTCTCGGCCTCGCCACGGTTGGCCTGCTGCTCGGCGTTTCCGGCACCTCGATGGCGGCAGCGCATGCGAACCAGTTCTTGAGGTGCGAGCCGACATTTCATTCGGCCGAGAATGGGCCTTCGAATCCGCAGCCGAAGATCATTCCCACGTTGTACAAATGGCACGGGAGTGTCGGTCAGTGGCACCTCACCAGCGCCAGTCATATCGTGATCGAACCCGCCAGTGCCGGCACGTTGAGGCCGCTGGCCAGCAAGCTGGTTCGTGATTTGAATGATGTCTCGGGCCTGCGGCTTTCGATCGTCGTCGCCGACACGGCACGTCGAGGCGATATCGGGTTGAGTCTGGCGCCGTGCGGAGACCAGGCCAATCAGGAAATCGGTGGCGAAGGTTATACGCTTCGAATAGATCGGGCCGCCCTGTTACGCGCCAATACCGTGAACGGCGTGTTTTACGCGACGCGCACGCTTCTGCAAATGATGACGATGGACGATCATGGGCCTGGCGGGCACCGCAGTGCTCCACGCGGCTACGCACTCGATTTTCCACGCTACCCCGAACGCGCTGTGATGTTCGATGTCGGGCGCAAGTTCGCTCCGGTGGCGTTTCTGGAAAATTACATTCGCTTCATGGGGTGGTACAAAATCAATACCCTGCATCTTCATCTGAATGATCAGGTGGGGGGCGAGGACAAACATTCGTGGTTCTCGCGTTCGTTCCGACTCAAGAGTGACAACCCTGCTTTTCGCAAATTGATGCCTGCGGACGGGAAGTCCTATACGCGACGCGACTGGGATGAACTGGAAGCCGTGGCGGCAGCCAACGCCGTACACATCGTGCCGGAATTCGACACCCCGGGACATGCGGGGGCCTTTGTTGTTGCCAAGCCAGAGCTGTCGTACGACAAGGGATCGCCTCGCGGAGGCACCCTGGATCCGACCAAGCCGGCGACGCTGGCTTACATCGAGTCGGTGTGGGCGGAATTCCTGCCGTGGTTCCATTCGCGTGTCGTGCATATCGGCGGTGATGAGGTGAACAGCTCTATCCACGGTTCAATCAGCCTCGCCGCGCAGATCGATTACCAGAACCGTCTGGGACATTTCCTGCAGGCGCACGGCAAGACTGTGGAGGTATGGGGGAACGACGTCGCGTTTGCAGACGGGCTGGACCATGCGTTCGTGATTCAGCGTTGGATTACCCGCGGCGACCTGCTCGAAAGCGGCAGGATCAACTGGGGCAAGTCGGGATTTGATTGGATCCAGTCCGCTGATACGTGGTACATCGTCCCGACCGAGTATGGGGTGCAGGGCGGCGGTGCGGCGCTATATGACGGTTGGATCCGCAATCTGGGAGACGAACCTGGCCCTTACGCTCCACGCGGTGGGCAGGTCTGCGTATGGAACGATCACGGCAACCGTGATTACACCTATAAACAGACCGTCAATGACCTTTTGAAACGGGTGATTCCCGCCGCCGGCCAGATATTCTGGCGGGGCAGGGCCCGTGACGCCGAGGGGCAAATTATTCCTTATGCCGCGCTGCGCGAGCGCTCGAAAACCCTGCAATACGGTCCCGATGTCGGCATGTTCGAAAGCGATCCACTCTAA
- a CDS encoding enterotoxin — protein MSLLASCLLAVLAGFGTAHAADSVATGKLVLEPGSAVFAEQQGVESFGNAAIEARWRLDGQHLVDLTVTDRVHGRTLAVPAPFALVLADGNTLKTADMNLLSKPRVVQLPVDAKSSRLAGRLPGKAVVASFGDANGRFRVDWKLVQRDGSPYLREEVSITALKQDEKIAKVSLLQSQVGDAEVEGTVNGSPVVSGDVYLGFENPLSDSAAYHHEAKLTLSRMLPLEKGKTVAYSAVVGVVRDGQLRRDFASYVERERAHPYRPFLHYNSWYDIGYFTPYTEAQALDRINTIGEELHVKRGVKLDSYLFDDGWDDYSGSWNFSKAFPRGFVPLRKAAAKYGAAPGIWLSPWGGYSKPHDERIKNGKAAGYEIINDGFALSGPKYYQRFHDVVMNLLNKDGVNQFKFDGTGNVSSVFPGSRFDSDFAAAIQLIDDIRKDKPDTFINLTTGTWASPFWLRYADTIWRDGEDDWYTGVGTKREQWITYRDQQTYQNIVLKGPLFPINSLMLHGIIYAQQNPRLDTDPGHDFANEVHSYFATGTELQEMYITPSLLTAQNWDTLAEAAKWSRANASVLRDTHWIGGDPGRLDVYGWAAWSPQKAIVTFRNPDDQPQLAVVDLQRQLQLPPGVARRFSVQDVWKTGGAEVPKTLDADHPGTIKLAPFEVLTLELTPN, from the coding sequence ATGAGCCTGCTCGCTTCCTGCCTGCTGGCCGTACTGGCGGGTTTCGGCACTGCGCATGCCGCTGACAGCGTCGCCACCGGCAAGCTGGTACTTGAACCGGGTTCTGCGGTGTTCGCCGAGCAGCAGGGCGTGGAGAGCTTCGGCAACGCCGCGATCGAGGCGCGCTGGAGGTTGGACGGCCAGCATCTGGTCGACCTGACGGTGACCGACCGCGTGCACGGTCGCACGCTGGCGGTGCCCGCGCCGTTCGCGCTGGTGCTCGCCGACGGCAACACGCTGAAGACCGCGGACATGAACCTGCTGTCGAAGCCGCGCGTGGTGCAGCTGCCGGTGGACGCGAAGTCCTCGCGGCTGGCCGGGCGTCTTCCGGGCAAGGCGGTGGTGGCCAGCTTCGGCGACGCGAACGGCCGCTTCCGGGTGGACTGGAAGCTGGTGCAGCGCGACGGCTCGCCCTACCTGCGCGAGGAGGTGAGCATCACCGCGCTGAAACAGGACGAGAAGATCGCCAAGGTGTCGCTGCTGCAATCGCAGGTGGGCGATGCCGAGGTGGAAGGCACGGTGAATGGCTCGCCCGTGGTATCCGGCGACGTCTATCTCGGCTTCGAGAATCCGCTCTCCGACAGCGCGGCATACCACCACGAAGCGAAGCTCACGCTGTCGCGCATGCTGCCGCTGGAGAAGGGCAAGACCGTGGCCTACTCGGCGGTGGTGGGCGTGGTGCGCGACGGCCAGCTGCGCCGCGACTTCGCCAGCTACGTGGAGCGCGAACGCGCGCATCCGTACCGGCCGTTCCTGCACTACAACTCCTGGTACGACATCGGCTATTTCACCCCGTACACCGAGGCGCAGGCGCTGGATCGCATCAACACGATCGGCGAGGAGCTGCATGTCAAGCGCGGCGTGAAGCTGGACTCCTACCTGTTCGACGACGGCTGGGACGACTACAGCGGCAGCTGGAACTTCAGCAAGGCGTTCCCGCGGGGCTTCGTGCCGCTGCGCAAGGCGGCGGCGAAGTACGGCGCCGCGCCGGGCATCTGGCTGTCGCCGTGGGGCGGCTACAGCAAGCCGCATGACGAGCGCATCAAGAACGGCAAGGCGGCCGGCTACGAGATCATCAACGACGGCTTCGCGCTGTCCGGGCCGAAGTACTACCAGCGCTTCCACGACGTGGTGATGAATCTCCTGAACAAGGACGGCGTCAACCAGTTCAAGTTCGACGGCACCGGCAACGTCAGCAGCGTGTTCCCGGGCAGCCGCTTCGACAGCGACTTCGCCGCGGCGATCCAGCTGATCGACGACATCCGCAAGGACAAGCCCGACACCTTCATCAACCTCACCACCGGCACCTGGGCCTCGCCGTTCTGGCTGCGCTACGCCGACACCATCTGGCGCGATGGCGAGGACGACTGGTACACCGGCGTGGGTACGAAGCGCGAGCAGTGGATCACCTACCGCGACCAGCAGACCTACCAGAACATCGTGCTGAAGGGGCCGCTGTTCCCGATCAACTCGCTGATGCTCCACGGCATCATCTACGCGCAGCAGAACCCGCGCCTCGACACCGACCCTGGCCACGACTTCGCCAACGAGGTGCATTCCTACTTCGCCACCGGCACCGAGCTGCAGGAGATGTACATCACCCCGTCGCTGCTCACCGCGCAGAACTGGGACACCCTGGCGGAGGCGGCGAAGTGGTCGCGCGCGAACGCCAGTGTGCTGCGCGATACGCACTGGATCGGCGGCGATCCGGGACGTCTGGACGTCTACGGCTGGGCCGCGTGGTCGCCGCAGAAGGCCATCGTCACCTTCCGCAATCCGGACGACCAGCCGCAGCTGGCGGTGGTCGACCTGCAGCGCCAGCTGCAGCTGCCGCCGGGCGTGGCGCGCCGCTTCAGCGTGCAGGACGTGTGGAAGACGGGCGGCGCCGAGGTGCCGAAGACGCTGGATGCCGATCATCCCGGCACGATCAAGCTGGCGCCGTTCGAGGTGTTGACGCTGGAACTGACGCCGAACTGA